The Triticum urartu cultivar G1812 chromosome 6, Tu2.1, whole genome shotgun sequence genome includes the window TATCAAGGATCTTTCCCACTATACTCCCTTGGAGCTCTTCTATTcaattgaggtgttcaattttgatTTTGGTTCACGATTTTGACCGGCTCGACAATTTCTCAAGGAGCTTCTCATTCATACCTCCAACTTCACTAAGCTCTTTAATTTTGGAGCCGCCCTCATTTAGTTGAGGTCTTCAATTGAGATTGGCCACACGGTTCTGAATGGCTCATCGCCTTGAACTCTATGATGGGCAATCTCTCGATGAGTGGGTCCCCTTAGTAAGCGCCTTGTGTGGTGTGGGGCTTGGTTCCCAAGAAGGAATCACCGCCTACTACACACGTTTAGCACCAACATAAACACGTGGCCAGAAGCACATGTAACTCCCTTGTATACATGTATATTCATTAGAAGATGGCCCCTAATCACTCGGCCAAAAAAACCCGCTCAAACACCACATTAAAAACACTATGTTGTTTCGCCCATAGCTAAACAAACTCGGACGTAAAAATAAAACATGTGTAAACCATGAACATAAGCAATGCAGCAAAATGTGCACTACCCTTTTAGTATTGGCTATTTTTCTAGTCTAGCTCAAATATCACTGCAATGAATGAGTATATATAAATTCAGACCAAATCTACCATCAAATTCAATTAATAAGCATTTTGCTGGCAGTTTAAAAGAAAATTGAACTCGGGATGGGGCGTTTTGGCTCCCGAGCTCAGATGAGCCCGGGAGTGAACAGTAAATTCACCAAAAATAGTAAAGGTAAAAAAAATCCAATTTCTTTTTGGTGAAAGATTCTTCAGTTTGTGATGTCCGTGCAAAAAATCAGCACATTTGAATATCTAGTGAGCTCTCAGCTTACCAGATAAATTTGGAGTCTATGAAAAAGTTTATTGTTTTACACTTTTCGGACCTGATTTTGTTTTTTAGAGCTATTCGGGTGTCCGAATGAGCTGAAAGTTGGCATGGACATCACGCACTCAAGTATCTTTCACCAAAAATAATTGAtatgttttgaatttttttagtattttttttatttaCTGTTCGCGAAGTGTAGATGAGCTCAGGAGCCGAATTGGATATTCGTTGAACTCATCTCTTGAATCAGAAAGAGAACCTCAACTAATACAAGCACGCATTATCGAATTTGCTAACTCCACACAAAATCAAAATATTCAAATCTCAAGGACAAAATCAACACCGAATAAATGGACGACATCAGTTACTGCTACTTCCTCTGTTcttaaatatttgtttttctagatgtttcaacaagtgactacattcGAAGCAAATGAGTgtatctacactctaaaatatgtctatatacatccgtatgtggtaacCATTTAAAATTTTAGAatgacaaatatttagaaacgaagggagtacatTATTACATCAACTAGCCGAACAAACAACATTTGAAaataacatttttttaaaattattcTGGATGTGTGCTGGCTCACTTAGACGCTGCAGCCTCTCGTGCCTTGGCGAACTCAAGCAGCCTGCCCACGTCCGGCAGGGCGGCCTTGGCCGCGTCGAGCTCGATGAAGCGCTCCACCCATGCGGCCAGGAGCGGAGTCTTGGCAGCGTCGAAGATCTTGTCACCGGACAGCGCCTCGGTCACCTTCATCCACGACAGCACGCCTCCCAGCGCAACATCGACGAGCCCGACGCCGTCCCCGCCGAAGAAGCCCCCTCCCTTGAAGCACTCCCTCAGGGCCCCTTCCAGGACCTCCACCGCCGCGAACGCCTGCTTCTTTCCCTCGGATTTCTCCTCCTCTGTCTTGCCCCTCAACCACTGCCTCCATGGGGCTACCAGCTGAAACACGAAGAAAAATAATGGTCAAAGATGCTCGTCGGATATCTAAAAGTAAAGGAACGGAGACTAGTAGTTCAACCAATTGAGTATAATTTAAACCTTGTCGTCAACGTGGGCCATCCAGAAGCGAGCAATGGCGCGCTCGTAGGGGTCCGCGGGCAGAAGCGACGGGCCGGTGCTGGCGAACACGTCGTCGATGTACTGTACGATGATCATGGACTCGCAGACCGGGGCGCCGTTGTGGATGAGCACGGGTATCTTCTTGTGCACTGGGTTGGACTTGAGAAGAAGCTCGCTCTTGTTGTACAGGTTCTCCTCCACGTCCTCGTAGCTCAGGCCCTTCAGGGCGAGCGCCAGCTTCACCCTGGTAACAAACGGGCTTGGCCATGCGCCGAGCAGCTTCAGGTCATCTCCTCCGGCCATCTCTAACTACCTCGATcgatgtgtgtgggtgtgtgtgtgttttgaAACCACTGAGATTGCTTTAGCTGCTTGTGCTTGTGCTTGTTCTTGATGAATGTTTCAGAGGTGGATAAACTGTTTATATAGTGTCTATGGACAACATATATATGCGTCATCCGTGATGCTACTTCGAGGACAGTGTCATCCGTGATGCCTGGGCGATGAGCATATGAGTCTGTGTCTAGTAGTCCGCCTATGAATTTTTAAAGGCTTTTGATTGGTTTCCTTCAATCATGCTTAACTGGAGATGAGTCACGTGCTGCTGCGTCCCCTCGCGCAAGCCCTTCCGTCAGCGCACCGTCCGTCAAGGCGTCAATTTTTTCGACTATGCTGCGAGCATATGATTAAAAATACCGTAGCTACACTCCCTTCAAAATTACTTGTCacaaaaataaatagaaataaaTATATTTAAAACTAAAATACGTTTAGATACAATCATTTCTTTGACAAATATCTCCAGATAAAGAGAGTATTTACAACAAAGTCTGCCTCATTTGTCACTGAATGTGGAGGTTGTATCTGAATTAAAATTTCAATGACATAATTCAAAGAGACCACCTATTCAACGGTTGCCTTTTTTGTTTGTTGCTTTTCGTCGACTTCGCTCAGTCCAAATCCCGTTGGCCAACTTCCTCCCCCACCCTTTCACTCAGGAACATTGTTCATCTTCTTCCTAGAACCGCCTCCCGACACCCGCTCAGCCGCTCGCTCCTTCCTCGGTGGCCAGCGGGCACTACCGTGCACCGCCTCGTTGCCCCAACATGCCAGAGCATTCGCCTGCGCCAGCCTGCAGCCGTCCCCGTCCTACATCAAGACAACGCCGCCACAATCTAATCGGCAACCCACCAGCAGCccccgacccccccccccctaacCACCTGAACCCGTAACCTCTGACTCCTCCAACAAAGCCGTTGTGCGTCGTCCCTGGCTCCAGGTCGTCCCGCGCTGCCGCTTGCCAAAATGTTAGTTAGGAAGAATGAGATTGCACGAATCGATAATCATTGATCGTGTGCATGGTGCACATATATAGGTATAGGGTGGACTGGCCTCTACTTGTCTCCCAAGATGTACAAATATATGAGGGGAGAAAGAGATACAACGGTATAAATACAGACCCAAGTCCTATACATATGCAGTGGACAACATACGctcaacaccccccccccccccccccccc containing:
- the LOC125514159 gene encoding probable glutathione S-transferase GSTU6 — protein: MAGGDDLKLLGAWPSPFVTRVKLALALKGLSYEDVEENLYNKSELLLKSNPVHKKIPVLIHNGAPVCESMIIVQYIDDVFASTGPSLLPADPYERAIARFWMAHVDDKLVAPWRQWLRGKTEEEKSEGKKQAFAAVEVLEGALRECFKGGGFFGGDGVGLVDVALGGVLSWMKVTEALSGDKIFDAAKTPLLAAWVERFIELDAAKAALPDVGRLLEFAKAREAAASK